The sequence TCCAGCAGCTCTTCGATGCAGGGGTCGATGATCGCAGGGTCGATCGTTTCCGGCAGCTCGCCCATCAGGCCGAGGATGGTCGCCTTGTCGGTACCGTGGCCTACGCCGGTGGCAGACAGCGAACCATGCAATTGCACCTCGATGCGCGCCACGCGCTCCAGCTGGTCGCGCGAGCGCAGGGTCTCGACGAACTGCGCGGCAGCACGCATCGGGCCGACGGTGTGCGAGCTGGAGGGGCCGACACCGACCTTGAAGAGATCAAATACACTGATGGACATGACAACACCTCATCTCGGAAACTCGCCGCGCCTGAGCGCCTGCCAGTGGATGAGGCAATGATGATGGATGGGGACAGGACGCGACAAACCATAAAAATTGGTCGTGGGTTTAGCCTGACTAAACCCTATGCATCAAAAACGGCGTAAACTATGCTCTTCGCGCCACCTTGTGCCGTGATGCCTTTAGCTACCACCGCCATCTGGCCATCGCGGTTTCTCCCTCACTATCTGCCTCCAGCGCTTGCATGAGACCCGCCCATGACGTCTTCCCTCGACAACACGCCTGGTACTGGCCCCGTCGTGCCGCCGACGGCGACCGGCACGCCCGCCACCACACCGAGCCTGCGCCACCTGAATGGACAGACCCATGCCTGGCTGCAGGTATTTGCCTGCGCCGCACGTCATGGCTCCTTCACGCGTGCGGCGGAAGAACTGCACGTCACCACCGGCGCGGTGAGTCAGCAGATCAAGCAGCTGGAGGAGCGGCTGGGCTTCAAGCTGTTTCTGCGTCGTTCACGCGGACTCGAGCTGACAGGGGAAGGCGCGCGACTGGCGCGCGTGGTGGAGCAGTCCTATAGCGCGGTGGGACTGGAGGTCAAACGGCTGCGCAGCGGCTTGATGAGCGGTGTGCTCAGGTTGCGTTCGGTACCGTCATTTCTCTCCAAATGGCTGGCGCCCCGACTACCACGCCTGCAGGCACGCTTTCCGGATATCGAGCTGCACGTGCGCGCCGAGGACAGTGACTCGCCGCTGCGCGAGGGCGATTTCGAGCTGGCAGTCGACCTCAACGACGGCCACTACCCGGGGATGCAGGTCACCGACCTGATGGAAGAGGAGATCTTCCCCGTCTGCCATCCCGGCCTGATGCGCGGACGCCCACCGCTGCGCAGCGCAGAGGACCTCGCCTGGTATCCGCTGCTGCATGACATCACCGCCTGGCGCGGCAGTCACGACCACGCCGAGTGGGAATTCTATCTGGCCAGCATCGGCGCCCCCGAGATCAACGTTCAGCGTGGCTATACCTTCAACCGCAACCACCTGTCGATGGAAGCTGCCATCGCCGGCATGGGAGTCGCGATGGCAAGGCGCACGCTGATCACCGACGAGCTGTCCCGCGGCACACTGATCGCGCCCTTCACACAGCGGGTACTGACCGGCAAGCGCTACGTCATCGTCCACCCCCACGGCACCCTAGATGATGGCCGTATCCAGGCCGTGCATGACTGGATCGTCGAGGAGGCCGAGCGTGATCGGTTACGTAAGGGCTGACGTAGATTTGCGCTTTACGCAACATCGATGCTGAATTGGAATCTCACAGTTTTCTTACCAGAATATTAACTGGCCACCTTTGCACCGTTATAATGAGCAGGCAAACAAGATTTCCATCCTGACAGGCAGTCCATGGACTGTCCGGAGAGCCCCATGTCCCGCCTGACTTCGCATACCCGACATCACCAGACTGTCCCACTCCCCATCAGCGCCGAACAACCGCTGTATGGTGGCAAGCCCACCTCGCTCTTCATGCAGGCCTGCCTGCGCCTGGCCATCTATGCGCCGCTGGTGGCTGCGATGATGTCGCTGGTCATGCATGATGCCTACCACTTCGGTGATGTCGGCTTCAGCGAAGCCAGCTGGACAGAACACATGCAGAGCACTCTGCTGGCGTTGAGCGCAGCCACCATGTGGCTGGTGCATTCACGCCTGCCGGACCTGCGCACCATCAGCCTGCTGCTGTTCGGCCTGTTCGCGGCGTCCCTGATCCGTGAACAGGATGCCCTGCTCGACGACATGATCGGCGATGGCAGTTGGCAGTTCCTGGTCAGCGTGGTCGCGATCCCGGTCATCATCGGCGTATGGCGCAACCGCAGCCGCTTCATTGCCGAGTTCGAGCACTTCGGACGCAGCTTCGCTTTCGGCCTGTTCGGAGCCGGCTTCCTGGCGACCTACGTCTTCTCACGCCTCTACGGTCGCTCGGAATTCTGGGAAACCCTGATGGGGGACTCCTACCTGCGTTCGGTCAAGAATGCCGCCGAGGAAGTCACCGAACTGTTCGGCTACACCCTGATGGCCATTGCCGTGATCGAGATCGTGCTGCTGGCGATCCGCATGGGCCGCCAGCGCCGCGCCCTGCTGCGTGAGCTCAACGCCAACGACTGAGCCCGGCAACAAAACCCTCTTGCCGAGCTGCACGCAAGACCTGTCGCACGACCGTCACTTCGCCCTGCCCCATGAAACAACGCGAAGTGACGTGACATGAAGCACAGCGTGAAGCACAAGAGACAGACCCGTGACTCTCCCAAAAGCCGCTGCTCACCTGAGCCGCGGCTTTTTTCGTTTCTACTCTCAACAGGCTTCGCGAGACAGTCTCTGCTCGACAGCCTTCTCTCGACAGGCTGCGCTAAACAGCCGTCTCTCGATAGCCATTGCGCGAGGCAGTGACCGGAAACGGCTGGACATCAAATGAGAATGATTATATTTTACTAAGCAGTGGATACAATTCAACTATCGCCACTGCCACAGGAAAGCACCGACAGGATCTTGACCGTGTCATGCCCTCATTCTCAAGGAGCCTCACATGCGCTGGTTCAGTAGCTACCGCTTGCACGGTCATAGTCTTGCCCCCAGTCTCCCGCAGCACAGCCTCATCATCAGCAT comes from bacterium Scap17 and encodes:
- a CDS encoding LysR family transcriptional regulator; the protein is MTSSLDNTPGTGPVVPPTATGTPATTPSLRHLNGQTHAWLQVFACAARHGSFTRAAEELHVTTGAVSQQIKQLEERLGFKLFLRRSRGLELTGEGARLARVVEQSYSAVGLEVKRLRSGLMSGVLRLRSVPSFLSKWLAPRLPRLQARFPDIELHVRAEDSDSPLREGDFELAVDLNDGHYPGMQVTDLMEEEIFPVCHPGLMRGRPPLRSAEDLAWYPLLHDITAWRGSHDHAEWEFYLASIGAPEINVQRGYTFNRNHLSMEAAIAGMGVAMARRTLITDELSRGTLIAPFTQRVLTGKRYVIVHPHGTLDDGRIQAVHDWIVEEAERDRLRKG